One Rhodothermaceae bacterium DNA segment encodes these proteins:
- a CDS encoding glycosyltransferase has translation MKGRALIVFARSLKSGQVKSRLTKLISAQEATDLYRMFLVDSLKQYASLNVAVRLYMSDGIPPDIPVYGAVIKQQCGKELGERMRHAFQETAAAGYRQMVIIGTDHPTLPDAFIQDAFHALSDLPSICIGPTEDGGYYLLGMNPFIDGLFDDMIYSRPDVFELTLTRAYQSGANVVQLPKWYDVDTPDDLRRLASEEEAVPINTLKIVKQLKAKYAL, from the coding sequence ATGAAGGGTAGGGCGCTGATTGTCTTTGCCCGTTCTCTCAAGTCCGGCCAAGTGAAGTCCAGGCTGACAAAACTCATCTCTGCACAGGAGGCAACAGATTTATATCGGATGTTTCTGGTGGACAGCCTGAAGCAGTACGCATCACTCAATGTGGCGGTGCGTCTGTACATGTCAGATGGCATCCCTCCCGATATTCCCGTTTACGGGGCAGTGATCAAACAACAATGCGGGAAGGAGCTGGGCGAACGTATGCGCCATGCTTTTCAGGAAACAGCTGCAGCAGGATATCGGCAGATGGTCATTATCGGGACCGACCATCCTACGTTGCCGGACGCTTTCATCCAAGATGCATTTCATGCATTATCGGATTTGCCAAGTATATGTATCGGGCCCACAGAAGACGGAGGATATTATCTTTTGGGAATGAATCCATTTATTGACGGCCTGTTTGACGATATGATTTACAGCCGACCAGATGTTTTTGAGTTAACCTTAACCCGAGCGTATCAATCGGGGGCGAACGTCGTTCAACTGCCAAAGTGGTACGATGTAGATACCCCGGACGACCTGCGCCGGTTGGCCTCAGAAGAGGAAGCAGTGCCCATAAACACATTGAAAATTGTAAAGCAGCTGAAAGCAAAATACGCTCTCTAA
- a CDS encoding cysteine desulfurase: MKGNGQNPAPVYMDHAATTPLDPAVLEAMLPYFGANFGNASSVHHLGRVARGAIENSREKIAEHLHAKPEEIIFTSGATEANNLAFNFLSAGEHLITSSIEHKAVLEPVKTLESSGVQVTRLAPNPETGVLSTDDIAKSLGSSTRLVSVMYVNNETGAVTPLKEISALRDEHDFFLHTDAAQAAAWFPIDVNRLGVDMMSLSAHKMYGPKGIGILYVRDRVQLMPQIFGGSQERGRRGGTENVAAVIGMTAAMDLIANDRDAHASRVTKLRQELQTQLAAAVGDQLVVNTPANAAPHILNVAFKPIDGKPLDGEMLLLNMDLEGVYASAGSACTSGAITPSHVLLGLGIPASTARASLRLSLGRLTGEEDIKRTVACIHKVVKRMQAQRQHEG, from the coding sequence ATGAAAGGGAACGGCCAAAATCCTGCACCAGTCTATATGGATCATGCGGCGACCACTCCACTGGATCCCGCTGTCCTGGAAGCAATGCTACCGTATTTCGGGGCCAACTTTGGCAACGCATCCTCGGTTCATCATCTGGGAAGAGTTGCGCGAGGGGCCATCGAAAATAGTCGGGAGAAAATCGCAGAACATCTTCATGCAAAACCGGAGGAAATCATTTTTACTAGTGGAGCCACAGAGGCGAATAACCTTGCATTCAATTTCCTGAGCGCGGGAGAGCATTTAATCACATCAAGCATTGAGCACAAAGCTGTACTGGAACCGGTCAAAACACTGGAATCCTCGGGTGTACAGGTTACTCGCCTTGCACCCAATCCAGAAACCGGTGTCCTGAGCACGGATGACATTGCAAAATCTTTAGGCTCGAGCACGCGCCTAGTCTCTGTGATGTATGTCAATAACGAAACCGGTGCAGTGACTCCACTAAAGGAAATCTCCGCCCTCCGTGATGAGCATGATTTCTTTCTACACACAGATGCGGCGCAGGCGGCTGCATGGTTCCCCATCGACGTGAATCGACTCGGTGTGGATATGATGTCGCTTTCGGCCCACAAAATGTATGGCCCAAAAGGGATTGGTATCCTTTATGTTCGGGATCGTGTGCAACTCATGCCACAAATTTTTGGCGGTTCACAGGAAAGAGGGCGCCGAGGAGGCACAGAAAATGTAGCCGCAGTGATTGGAATGACAGCAGCAATGGATTTGATTGCAAATGATCGGGATGCACATGCGTCCCGCGTCACGAAACTCCGTCAGGAGTTGCAGACACAGCTAGCGGCGGCGGTCGGAGATCAATTGGTCGTGAACACACCGGCGAATGCAGCCCCGCACATCCTTAATGTTGCATTTAAGCCGATAGATGGCAAACCCTTGGATGGGGAAATGCTGCTTCTGAATATGGATCTGGAAGGCGTGTATGCTTCTGCCGGCTCCGCGTGCACCAGTGGGGCGATCACCCCGAGTCACGTTCTACTGGGATTGGGAATCCCCGCGTCCACCGCCCGTGCATCACTACGGCTTTCACTTGGTCGTTTGACGGGAGAAGAGGATATCAAGAGGACGGTAGCCTGCATCCATAAGGTTGTCAAAAGAATGCAAGCGCAGAGGCAACATGAAGGGTAG